A region of Micromonospora sp. WMMD882 DNA encodes the following proteins:
- a CDS encoding DUF397 domain-containing protein — protein MERNIWRTSTRSGNNGQCVEVRDRGTHVDVRDSKAPASGMLSFSPVAWAIFTETLQTNNPASDRPFAAL, from the coding sequence ATGGAGCGTAACATCTGGCGCACCTCCACCCGCTCCGGCAACAACGGCCAGTGCGTCGAGGTCCGCGACCGGGGCACCCACGTCGACGTACGCGACTCCAAGGCCCCCGCCTCGGGGATGCTCAGCTTTTCCCCCGTTGCTTGGGCCATCTTCACCGAAACCTTGCAGACAAACAACCCTGCATCTGATCGTCCCTTCGCTGCCCTTTAG
- a CDS encoding helix-turn-helix transcriptional regulator, producing the protein MSRFLPATPRSRRLGRELRKLREAKGLTGDETAKIIRCSTSRISRIESGEIRLRVGDVMELLVAYGLRIDEEPATALLEQARDLREDGWWQRIGGKYATYIAYENEAVELKNFEPMLVPGLLQTERYAREVNIIGRETDQESIEQRVSARMTRQEALHRQPNPLRLHAILSEASLRNEVGGPEVLREQLEHLVTVSRLPNITIQVLRFEAGAHLAITSGFALLTFEQDEPPLGYVETLAGELFLESSRDLARVTAAYDNLRMLARSPAESLKFIKELIKHGA; encoded by the coding sequence ATGTCTCGATTCCTTCCCGCCACGCCCCGATCCCGCCGCCTCGGCCGAGAGCTGCGCAAACTCCGCGAAGCCAAGGGTCTGACCGGCGATGAGACCGCGAAGATCATCCGCTGCTCGACGTCCCGGATCAGCCGGATCGAGTCCGGCGAGATCAGGCTCCGCGTCGGCGACGTCATGGAGCTGCTGGTCGCGTACGGCCTGCGGATCGACGAGGAGCCGGCCACCGCGTTGTTGGAGCAGGCCCGCGACCTGCGCGAAGACGGCTGGTGGCAACGCATCGGCGGCAAGTACGCCACCTACATCGCCTACGAGAACGAAGCCGTCGAACTCAAGAACTTCGAGCCCATGCTGGTGCCCGGCCTACTTCAAACCGAGCGCTACGCCCGTGAGGTGAACATTATCGGCCGGGAGACCGACCAGGAGAGCATCGAGCAGCGGGTTTCCGCCCGGATGACCCGGCAAGAGGCGCTGCACCGGCAGCCGAACCCGCTGCGGCTGCACGCGATCCTCTCCGAGGCATCGCTACGCAACGAGGTCGGCGGCCCGGAGGTGCTACGCGAACAGCTCGAACACCTGGTCACGGTGAGCCGACTGCCGAACATCACCATCCAGGTGTTGAGGTTCGAGGCCGGCGCCCACCTGGCGATCACCAGCGGGTTCGCCCTGCTCACGTTCGAGCAGGACGAGCCGCCCCTGGGCTACGTAGAGACCTTGGCCGGTGAGCTGTTCCTGGAGTCGAGCCGTGACCTGGCGCGAGTGACCGCCGCGTACGACAATCTGAGGATGCTCGCCAGGTCGCCGGCCGAGTCCCTCAAGTTCATCAAGGAGCTGATCAAGCATGGAGCGTAA
- a CDS encoding UTRA domain-containing protein — MTDEEPPRLIRRAHSRGMRDRVGSTSPFARDSEAAGKRPSWEAESRKIPAPPQVAARLGIPPGDPVMHTRYRYLADDAPIQLADSYEPLALTGGTRVEYPERGPVVGVVARMDFIGVAIDRFTEEVTTRPALPEEVDALGLDRRGGRWVIAVERTYHAGRTAIETADIAFPGDRYRLVYEVPVDPWTPPSDQPGAD, encoded by the coding sequence ATGACCGACGAGGAACCGCCCCGGCTGATCCGGCGGGCGCACTCCCGGGGCATGCGTGACCGGGTCGGCAGCACGTCGCCGTTCGCGCGGGACAGCGAAGCCGCCGGGAAGCGGCCGAGCTGGGAGGCGGAGAGCCGGAAGATCCCGGCCCCGCCGCAGGTGGCGGCCCGGCTGGGCATCCCGCCCGGCGACCCGGTGATGCACACCCGCTACCGCTACCTGGCCGACGACGCCCCGATCCAGCTCGCCGACTCGTACGAGCCGTTGGCCCTCACCGGCGGCACGCGCGTGGAGTATCCCGAGCGGGGGCCGGTCGTCGGGGTCGTCGCCCGGATGGACTTCATCGGCGTGGCGATCGACCGGTTTACCGAGGAGGTCACCACCCGCCCGGCGCTGCCCGAGGAGGTCGACGCCCTCGGCCTGGACCGACGCGGCGGCCGGTGGGTGATCGCCGTCGAACGCACCTACCACGCCGGGCGGACCGCCATCGAAACCGCCGACATCGCCTTCCCCGGCGACCGCTACCGCCTGGTGTACGAAGTCCCCGTCGACCCGTGGACGCCACCGTCCGACCAACCCGGGGCCGACTGA
- a CDS encoding helix-turn-helix domain-containing protein: protein MSVPPPRDNHRELPIGRRIAQLRARRGMNQQVFADRIGRSKSWVDKVERGVRRLDRLPMIEAVAAALGVTPAVLLGRNTRRAPAAGGTAAAVEAVREALADHDAPAGRDWPPSVTELDRQLRYAETTYRHAHHQQTLRVLPGLLTATRHAHHTAQILTGPLLARVHRLTALTMVKLGDPHLAWLAADRAMTAAAGDPRRAGYAAVALAQALRAIDRPRLALLAATTAVRPLDLAPYRELPADGLALAGTLLTEAAIAAATCGDTTTCAEYADRAHHLAVTHDARGHHDDDGFAPVTVDLARALAAARLGDHATAVALHHRATRDAGWPRLPAEHRAAHLIDMARVHLDTGDHHAAGRALLAADQTAPAEVRLRPAAHTLLTTLVRAGRTPADLTRLAATIGLTRPPRQ, encoded by the coding sequence GTGAGCGTCCCGCCGCCCCGCGACAACCACCGTGAGCTGCCCATCGGCCGGCGGATCGCCCAGCTCCGCGCCCGCCGGGGCATGAACCAGCAGGTCTTCGCCGACCGCATCGGCCGCTCGAAGAGCTGGGTCGACAAGGTCGAACGCGGTGTCCGCCGCCTCGACCGCCTGCCGATGATCGAGGCCGTGGCCGCCGCGCTCGGCGTGACCCCGGCCGTGCTGCTCGGCCGCAACACCCGCCGCGCCCCGGCCGCCGGAGGCACGGCCGCCGCCGTCGAAGCCGTCCGGGAAGCCCTCGCCGACCATGACGCCCCCGCCGGCCGGGACTGGCCGCCGAGCGTCACCGAGCTGGACCGGCAGCTCCGGTACGCCGAGACCACCTACCGGCACGCCCACCACCAGCAGACCCTTCGCGTCCTGCCCGGCTTGCTCACCGCCACCCGCCACGCCCACCACACCGCGCAGATTCTCACCGGCCCGCTCCTGGCGCGGGTGCACCGGCTCACCGCGCTGACCATGGTCAAGCTCGGTGACCCGCACCTGGCCTGGCTCGCCGCCGACCGGGCGATGACCGCCGCTGCCGGCGACCCCCGCCGGGCCGGGTACGCCGCCGTCGCGCTCGCCCAGGCGTTACGCGCCATCGACCGGCCCCGGCTCGCGCTGCTCGCCGCCACCACCGCCGTACGCCCGCTCGACCTGGCCCCGTACCGCGAGCTGCCGGCCGACGGCCTGGCCCTGGCCGGGACGCTGCTCACCGAAGCCGCCATCGCCGCCGCCACCTGCGGCGACACCACCACCTGCGCGGAGTACGCCGACCGCGCGCACCACCTCGCCGTCACCCACGATGCCCGGGGCCACCACGACGACGACGGTTTCGCGCCCGTCACGGTGGACCTGGCCCGCGCGCTGGCCGCCGCCCGCCTCGGCGACCACGCCACCGCCGTCGCCCTGCACCACCGCGCCACCCGGGACGCCGGCTGGCCCCGGCTGCCCGCCGAACATCGGGCCGCCCACCTGATCGACATGGCCCGCGTCCACCTCGACACCGGCGACCATCATGCCGCCGGCCGGGCGCTGCTCGCCGCCGACCAGACCGCCCCCGCCGAGGTACGCCTCCGGCCCGCCGCCCACACCCTGCTCACCACCCTCGTCCGCGCCGGCCGCACCCCCGCCGACCTGACCCGCCTCGCCGCCACCATCGGCCTGACCCGGCCACCCCGGCAATGA
- a CDS encoding ElyC/SanA/YdcF family protein: MRRLVVLVGVALLLVSAPWIWTTTAAYGHRHDAGGAPTAEVVIVLGTAVAADGREPGDRLAGRLRTAAALVHSGRARVILVSGDGGGASGDEPAAMTSYLTGRLGIDPRRVVADPFGLDTYDSCARAHQVYGVERALIVTQSYHLSRAVALCRHLGVAVDGVAADCAECSAALLARKAVRDYFASGKAAWDAVRRRPPAVSSARSPAVDDALRG; the protein is encoded by the coding sequence GTGCGGCGACTGGTCGTCCTCGTGGGCGTCGCGCTGCTGCTCGTCAGCGCGCCGTGGATCTGGACGACGACCGCCGCGTACGGCCACCGCCACGACGCGGGCGGCGCGCCGACCGCGGAGGTCGTCATCGTCCTGGGTACCGCCGTGGCGGCGGACGGTCGCGAGCCGGGCGACCGCCTCGCGGGTCGACTGCGGACCGCCGCCGCGCTGGTGCACAGCGGGCGGGCGCGGGTGATCCTCGTCTCGGGGGACGGCGGCGGCGCCTCCGGCGACGAGCCCGCCGCGATGACCTCGTATCTGACCGGGCGGCTCGGAATCGATCCGCGCCGCGTCGTCGCCGATCCGTTCGGCTTGGACACCTACGACAGTTGTGCCCGGGCCCACCAGGTGTACGGCGTCGAACGGGCGCTGATCGTGACCCAGTCCTACCACCTGTCCCGGGCGGTGGCCCTGTGCCGACATCTTGGCGTGGCGGTCGACGGCGTCGCGGCCGACTGCGCTGAATGCTCTGCCGCGCTACTCGCCCGGAAGGCGGTCCGCGACTACTTCGCCAGCGGAAAGGCTGCCTGGGACGCGGTGCGACGGCGGCCACCGGCGGTCAGCTCAGCCAGGAGCCCGGCGGTGGACGACGCGCTCCGCGGCTGA
- a CDS encoding YcxB family protein, producing the protein MHIRFDVPADPDYPGRVAAALSAVRLRRYGQVGALLAAAGAAGLVAAWGLGWGERLTPLWIPMLVGGVLAMLYAPWARWRARRRSGRYAVDGSYEITDDNIMMRSGVESGGIAWDGVDQVRDTHEFWIVYVRGTPATVIPRALMSAEDAETLRAFMAGRGLLPPR; encoded by the coding sequence GTGCACATCCGATTCGACGTACCGGCTGATCCTGACTATCCGGGCCGGGTGGCCGCCGCGCTCAGCGCGGTCCGACTGCGCCGGTACGGCCAGGTCGGCGCGCTGCTGGCGGCGGCCGGCGCGGCCGGGCTCGTGGCCGCGTGGGGCCTCGGGTGGGGTGAGCGGCTCACGCCGCTGTGGATCCCGATGCTCGTCGGTGGCGTGCTGGCCATGCTGTACGCGCCGTGGGCGCGGTGGCGGGCCCGGCGGCGCTCCGGCCGCTACGCGGTCGACGGCTCCTACGAGATCACCGACGACAACATCATGATGCGCAGCGGCGTGGAGTCCGGCGGTATCGCCTGGGACGGCGTCGACCAGGTACGCGACACCCACGAATTCTGGATCGTGTACGTCCGCGGCACGCCGGCGACGGTGATCCCCCGCGCCCTGATGTCCGCCGAGGACGCCGAGACGCTGCGCGCCTTCATGGCCGGACGCGGGCTGCTGCCGCCCCGTTGA
- a CDS encoding immunity 51 family protein → MRPLSLIELDPGKFSLLLQAGSTPVEAVIVELGHEPHGYFWEGVAQVLVSTEAPGLAGRFSYDPEAGMFCAYGTDREALEELGALMTAVATDAERLRRLVVTAEADGFEFDD, encoded by the coding sequence ATGAGACCGCTCAGCCTGATCGAGCTGGACCCCGGAAAGTTCTCCCTGCTGCTGCAGGCGGGCAGCACACCGGTCGAGGCCGTGATCGTGGAGCTCGGTCACGAGCCCCACGGGTACTTCTGGGAAGGGGTCGCCCAGGTGCTGGTCAGCACCGAGGCGCCCGGGCTCGCGGGCCGGTTCTCCTACGACCCGGAAGCCGGCATGTTCTGCGCGTACGGCACCGACCGGGAGGCCCTGGAAGAGCTCGGCGCCCTGATGACCGCGGTCGCCACGGACGCCGAACGGCTCCGGCGGCTCGTCGTCACCGCCGAGGCGGACGGCTTCGAGTTCGACGACTGA